TCCGGTGTTTTGCCCAAGCTGATAAAGGCGTTGGATAAAAAGGCGTGCCACGCATTCCCGACACACGCACCAAAGGACAAGACGGCAGAAAACGCCACGGCGACGCGGCGATTGCCTTGGTGTTGGCGCATTACGCGAGTCGAGAGCTGAATGCCGGGCCAGTACGCGTGGCCAGCCGAAAAATCAAACGCCCGCAGCAGACTGACAAACTGATTTACCCGTTATTGTGGCTGGTAGGTGTTTTTATCCGCGTTACAAGCCTAAAAAAACAGCGCAGATGGTATTACTGTGGCTGCGTTCTATTCCAATAATTTGGCATTCCGTTTTCAATTTGATGTATGAACCTTAAGGCCGTCTGAAAATGAAAAAACCGCATTTCAAACTCAAAACCCAACACGGCAGCGTAACCTTCAAACCCGAGGATTTAAGCGGCCACATCGCCGTATCGCGTCAGTTTTTAAACGGCTTCGGCGGTTGGCTGCCGAATCCCGACCCGATTTTGCGCAAGATGGGCAAACAAATCTCTGTTTACCGCGAATTGTTGCGCGATGAGCTGGTCGGCAGCTTCGTGCGCCGCCGTAAAGCCGCCGTTGCCCGCCTGGATTGGAAATTAAGTGGCGATGAAGTCGATGAGCGGGTATTGGATTTTGTCGAAAATTGGCTGGTTGCGGATGTTGATGTGTATAAATTTTGCAAAGACATCATGAATGCCGCTTTTTTCGGTTATCAACCGATTGAAATTATCTGGCAGAAAGGCAGTCAATGGCTGCCGTCTGAAATCGTAGCCAAGCCGCAAGAGTGGTTTGCCTTTAATGATGACCGAGAATTGATTTTCATCGAAAACGGCTTGAGCCAAGAGCCGCTGCCGCCTTATAAATTCCTTTGCCCACGTCATGAAGACGACTATCTTAATCCCTACGGTTTGGGTGATTTGGGCTTGGTCTTTTGGCTGGTTACGTTCAAGCGCGGCGGCCTGAAATTCTGGGTGAGTTTCACCGAAAAATACGGTGCACCATGGTTGATTGGCAAAGAGCCGCGCTCCAACACCCACAGCGACACCGAAAAGCTGCTTGATGCGCTAGAAGCCTTAATCAGCAATTCGGTCGGCACGATTCCGAACGATTCGAGTGTCGAAATTCACGAAGCCAGCGGCAAATCATCATCGGTAGATGCTTTCGACAAGCTGCTGAAAGAGTGTAAATCCGGCATCAACATCGCCTTGCTTGGCCAAGACCAAACCACCGACAAAGAAACCAACCATGCCAGTGCCAGCGCAGGCTTGGAAATCGCCGATGATATCCGCGACAGCGACCGCCGTATTGTCGAAGCGGCGTTTAATGAGCTGATTGAATGGGTGGTATCGCTGAATTTCGGCGATGTGGTTTGCCCAAAATTCGAACTGTTTGAAAATGAAGAATCAGGTACAAAAGAGCGTGCCGAGCGCGACAATATGCTGTTCGGTGCGGGTGTGAAATTCACCCCGCAATATTGGAAACGCACTTATGGTTTGGAAGACGGCGATATCGTTGAAGAAGATGCCATCACCCCGACCGCTGCTGATTTTGCCGAAGGTTGGGATGGTGCAGAAACCGATGCGGGCTTGATTTTAGACACGCTCGCGCCGAATACAGCCGAGCTGAACCAGCAAGGCCGCAACCTGACTGCCTTATTGGTGCAGGATTTGCAGCGCGGCGAAACCGAAGACAATATTCTCGACCGCTTGGCCGAGCAGTTCCCGAATATGGATGACACCGCCTTGCAAAACGAACTGGCGCGTGTGATTTTCCTGTCCGGTTTGGTCGGACGCATTGAAGCGGCGCAGGAGATGAGCTGATGACTCCGGAAGACATCAAGGCAATTTTCGGCCTGGAGCCGGAAGCAGCGGTCGAATACCTGAAGCAAAAAGGCGTGGCCGTTTCGTGGGATTGGCAAGACATGCTCGACGACGCGCACGCCACCGCGTTCACCGTGGCCAAAACCGCAGGTATGGACGTGGCCAATGATATTTATCGCGCCGTTGTCAACGCCGCCGAGACCGGCCAAACGCTGGAACAGTTCCAAAAAACACTCACGCCGGTATTACAAAGCAAGGGCTGGTGGGGACGCACCCAAGCAACCAATCCGGACACCGGCGAAGCCCAAACCGTACAGCTCGGCAGCCCGCATCGTCTGAAAACCATCTACCTGACCAACATGCAATCGGCCTACATGGCCGGACGCTATGCCGAAATGATGGATTCTGTGGATACCCATCCGTATTGGCAGTACGTTGCCATCAACGACAGCCGCACCCGCGACAGCCACCGCCGCATGCACGGTCGCGTCTATGCCGCCACCGACCCGGTCTGGAATACCATGTATCCGCCACTCGATTTCCGCTGCCGCTGCCGCGTGCGCCCCTTGTCCCGAGCAGCAGGCGAAAGCCGCGCCTTGCCCAGCCCGACCCTCGAAACCCAAACAGTCGACATCAGCAGCAACGAATACACAGGCGAAGCCCGCTATGCTCAACGCACCGGCTTGCGTATCGACGGCAAATTTGTCGCACCGAGCGCAGGTTTCAATGCCAACCAAGGTCAAACCATGCTCTCACGCATGGCTTCGGTTGCCATTCAAAAAGCCCACGCCGTCCACCCCGACATCGCCCGAATCGCGCTGAAAATCATGATGGGCAATGCCAAATTCAAAGCAGCTTTATCTGCCGCCGATTTAGCATGGGTGCAAAAAGTCTTGAAAGGCTGACCATGATTGAA
The nucleotide sequence above comes from Neisseria animalis. Encoded proteins:
- a CDS encoding DUF935 domain-containing protein, producing MKKPHFKLKTQHGSVTFKPEDLSGHIAVSRQFLNGFGGWLPNPDPILRKMGKQISVYRELLRDELVGSFVRRRKAAVARLDWKLSGDEVDERVLDFVENWLVADVDVYKFCKDIMNAAFFGYQPIEIIWQKGSQWLPSEIVAKPQEWFAFNDDRELIFIENGLSQEPLPPYKFLCPRHEDDYLNPYGLGDLGLVFWLVTFKRGGLKFWVSFTEKYGAPWLIGKEPRSNTHSDTEKLLDALEALISNSVGTIPNDSSVEIHEASGKSSSVDAFDKLLKECKSGINIALLGQDQTTDKETNHASASAGLEIADDIRDSDRRIVEAAFNELIEWVVSLNFGDVVCPKFELFENEESGTKERAERDNMLFGAGVKFTPQYWKRTYGLEDGDIVEEDAITPTAADFAEGWDGAETDAGLILDTLAPNTAELNQQGRNLTALLVQDLQRGETEDNILDRLAEQFPNMDDTALQNELARVIFLSGLVGRIEAAQEMS
- a CDS encoding phage head morphogenesis protein, producing MTPEDIKAIFGLEPEAAVEYLKQKGVAVSWDWQDMLDDAHATAFTVAKTAGMDVANDIYRAVVNAAETGQTLEQFQKTLTPVLQSKGWWGRTQATNPDTGEAQTVQLGSPHRLKTIYLTNMQSAYMAGRYAEMMDSVDTHPYWQYVAINDSRTRDSHRRMHGRVYAATDPVWNTMYPPLDFRCRCRVRPLSRAAGESRALPSPTLETQTVDISSNEYTGEARYAQRTGLRIDGKFVAPSAGFNANQGQTMLSRMASVAIQKAHAVHPDIARIALKIMMGNAKFKAALSAADLAWVQKVLKG